The window CTGTAGCTTGTTCTAAAGTACTGCCATTTTCCATTTGATTCTCAAGAATAATTTTGGCAGAATCGACTTTTCCTTACTCATATCCTGCTCTCCCAGCAGCTTGTTCACGTTCTAGCATTCTTGTTTTGCAAAGCATGATCTTTTCCCTCATTTCTGGATCTTCATTGATTTCTTTAATTCTTCTTTGCACGTAATCAAAACGTTTATTTAATTTAACTGGCTCATTGTTCATTAGTTTAGCTAGAGCCTTTAAGTCTTCACTTTGTCCCTCAGCTGAAACTTGTGAATTAATGATAATCTTTGTCACACCATCCTGCAATTGTTTCGACTTATCTTGATCAGGCTACCCCATATGTTTATTACGCAAAGTGGTGCTATTTTTCCTGAGAAAATAAAAAATGCTTCCCAAAATGAGAAACATTTTTCGGCTCTATTCAAAATGTGCATGTAGACAGTAAATTGGATTACCTTTTGCTGCAAATTTATGTTCATATTCAGTCTCGACATTTCTTTCAGAAATCTCATTTTCTGCATGGTGTAAATCCAAACTTACATAATCAAATTTCATCCCATAATTGTTGAGACTTACCAAACTATATTCAAATAATCCCTGATTATCTGTCTTAAATTCTAAATGTCCTTCTGGTTTTAATATCTGACGATACTTGTCTAAAAAGCTCTTATAAGTCAATCTCCGCTTTTCATGACGAGTCTTTGGCCATGGATCAGAAAAGTTCAAATATACAACGTCTACGCTGTTTTCTGGTAAATACATTGCAATATTAGCTGCATCTGCACACATCAACTGTAAATTATCTATCTTTTCTTCTAACTTAGTTCTCAAAATCATCCCTGCAGCTGTTGTTTGCAACTCGACCCCAATAAAATTCATTTCGGGATGATTTTTAGCTAAAGTAGTAATAAATTGACCCTTACCTGAACCAATTTCAATAGCAAGAGGTTTAGAAAAATCATCAAATCTTTCCTCCCAGTTAATTTTCTTTTCTGGATCTGGCTCATTTAAAATTGCTTCTGGATGCTCAACTACCAACTTTTGAGCCCAAGGTTTATTTCTTAATCTCATTTTTTCACAACCTAATATCTAACTTTTTTAAATAACTGTTCAATTTTACTTGGTAAATAGAAATATAGCAATAAGAATGTTAAAGCAAGCAAACCAATTACGCCGCCAACTGCTTCTAATTTTTGCGGAGAAAAGATAAGAATTGCTAAGCTAATCAATCCCCACTCAAGTAACATTCCCTTTTGTAAAACTTTTCTTAATGCTTCTCCTCTAGAAGCAAATGGGATTGGCATTACATGATACATCATATTATGCTCATA of the Lactobacillus isalae genome contains:
- the trmB gene encoding tRNA (guanosine(46)-N7)-methyltransferase TrmB, whose translation is MRLRNKPWAQKLVVEHPEAILNEPDPEKKINWEERFDDFSKPLAIEIGSGKGQFITTLAKNHPEMNFIGVELQTTAAGMILRTKLEEKIDNLQLMCADAANIAMYLPENSVDVVYLNFSDPWPKTRHEKRRLTYKSFLDKYRQILKPEGHLEFKTDNQGLFEYSLVSLNNYGMKFDYVSLDLHHAENEISERNVETEYEHKFAAKGNPIYCLHAHFE